One Acetobacterium sp. KB-1 DNA segment encodes these proteins:
- a CDS encoding ATP-dependent DNA helicase — MTNQPEIKLSVRNLVEFMLRSGNIDSKFISNASALEGTRAHQKVQKDNQDKGYTAEVSLKYNLAYEGFYFLIEGRADGIITTDTGVVVDEIKSTSQSLSDIDEDYSQTHWAQAKCYAFIYTIQNELPEIGVQLTYFQRESDEIKQFLKVFTQTELTTFFYDLINQYLVWASLTSDWVTKRNAAIRALDFPFESYRRGQRELAVAVYKTITEHKKLFVQAPTGIGKTMSTLFPAIKSMAEGHTAKIFYLTAKTIVREVAEEAFAKMADQGLAFKSVTLTAKDKICFQEETICDPDYCDYARGHFDRVNPAILDLLEQENRLTRPIIEDYAHKHQVCPFEFSLDLTLWCDCVICDYNYVFDPRVYLKRFFTDNGGDYTFLIDEAHNLVDRARSMFSAELYKKPFLELKRLFKDTDPGIAKALGKINSHMIGLRKLAETDQHYRQPEAPKDFLPLLLKFINLAEAWLVKNEGNESHKQLLELYFNALTFMRTAEFYDDRYLTYVENANGDTKIKLFCLDPSHLLGEAIKRGRAAIFFSATLSPLNYFAEILGGDPDSYKISLPSPFDVKNRELLIADTISTTFRNREKTYPAIATCIKAILEQQSGNYLAYFPSYKYMNAVFEIFTETYPEIITIRQSPEMNEADRELFLNQFRPKPGTTQVGMLGFGVLGGIFSEGVDLKHEGLIGAIIVGVGLPQICFERDIIRDYFNEKNNAGYEYSYLYPGMNKVLQAAGRVIRTETDRGVIVLIDERFGSLSYRQLFPREWFPHRRIRTEAELKKGLQDFWAMPEPQI, encoded by the coding sequence ATGACCAATCAACCCGAAATAAAACTATCCGTCCGGAATCTGGTGGAATTTATGCTCCGTTCCGGAAATATTGATTCTAAATTTATCAGCAATGCCAGTGCTCTGGAAGGAACCCGAGCCCACCAGAAGGTACAAAAAGACAATCAGGACAAGGGCTATACCGCAGAGGTATCACTAAAATACAACCTCGCATATGAAGGCTTCTACTTCCTTATCGAAGGCCGTGCCGACGGCATCATCACCACTGACACGGGGGTTGTCGTGGACGAGATCAAGTCCACCAGCCAGTCCCTTTCGGACATCGACGAAGATTATAGTCAAACCCATTGGGCTCAGGCTAAATGCTATGCGTTTATTTATACTATCCAAAATGAGCTGCCAGAAATTGGCGTCCAGCTGACCTATTTTCAACGTGAGAGTGATGAGATCAAGCAATTTCTAAAAGTCTTTACCCAAACCGAACTGACCACTTTCTTTTATGATCTGATTAATCAATACCTGGTCTGGGCCAGCCTGACTAGCGACTGGGTAACCAAACGAAATGCCGCCATCAGGGCCCTGGATTTTCCCTTTGAGAGCTATCGCCGGGGTCAACGAGAGCTGGCGGTGGCGGTTTATAAAACCATTACCGAACATAAAAAGCTGTTTGTTCAGGCTCCCACCGGGATCGGAAAAACCATGTCCACCCTGTTTCCCGCGATCAAATCGATGGCTGAAGGGCATACCGCTAAAATTTTTTATCTGACCGCCAAAACCATTGTCCGGGAGGTGGCCGAGGAAGCCTTTGCTAAAATGGCGGACCAGGGGCTGGCTTTTAAAAGCGTCACCCTCACCGCCAAGGATAAAATCTGTTTTCAGGAAGAAACCATCTGTGATCCCGATTACTGCGACTACGCCCGGGGTCATTTCGACCGGGTTAATCCAGCTATTCTTGACCTGCTGGAGCAGGAAAACCGCTTGACCCGACCGATCATTGAAGACTATGCTCACAAGCATCAAGTCTGCCCCTTTGAATTTTCCCTGGATTTAACCCTCTGGTGTGATTGCGTGATCTGTGATTACAACTATGTTTTTGATCCCCGGGTTTATCTCAAGCGCTTTTTTACCGATAATGGCGGCGACTACACCTTTCTGATTGACGAGGCTCATAATCTGGTGGATCGGGCCCGGTCGATGTTTTCGGCAGAACTTTATAAAAAACCGTTTCTGGAACTGAAACGCCTGTTTAAGGATACCGATCCCGGTATCGCTAAAGCCCTGGGAAAAATCAACAGCCACATGATCGGGCTGCGGAAACTGGCTGAGACCGACCAGCATTATCGCCAGCCAGAAGCGCCCAAGGATTTCTTGCCGCTGCTGCTGAAGTTTATTAATCTGGCCGAAGCGTGGCTGGTAAAAAATGAGGGCAACGAATCCCACAAACAGCTGCTGGAACTGTATTTTAACGCCCTGACCTTTATGCGCACCGCCGAATTTTACGATGACCGCTATCTGACCTACGTCGAAAACGCCAATGGTGACACCAAAATAAAACTCTTTTGTCTGGACCCCTCCCACCTGCTGGGCGAAGCCATTAAGCGCGGCCGGGCTGCGATTTTTTTTTCTGCCACCCTGTCTCCCCTTAACTATTTTGCAGAAATTCTGGGTGGCGATCCTGACAGCTATAAAATCAGCCTGCCCTCTCCCTTCGATGTCAAAAACCGGGAACTGCTGATTGCCGATACCATCTCAACCACCTTTCGAAACCGGGAAAAGACCTATCCCGCCATTGCCACGTGTATCAAAGCCATACTGGAGCAGCAATCAGGCAACTATCTGGCTTATTTTCCTTCCTATAAATATATGAACGCGGTATTTGAGATTTTTACCGAAACCTACCCGGAGATCATCACCATCCGGCAATCCCCTGAAATGAACGAGGCCGACCGCGAGCTATTCCTGAATCAGTTCCGACCGAAACCCGGCACTACCCAGGTCGGCATGCTGGGCTTCGGGGTGCTGGGCGGGATCTTTTCCGAAGGGGTGGATTTAAAGCACGAGGGACTCATCGGCGCCATTATTGTAGGTGTGGGTCTGCCTCAAATCTGTTTTGAGCGTGATATCATCCGCGATTATTTTAATGAAAAGAACAACGCCGGCTATGAATATTCCTACCTCTACCCCGGGATGAACAAGGTGCTTCAGGCCGCTGGACGGGTGATCCGAACCGAAACTGACCGGGGGGTGATCGTCCTCATCGATGAGCGGTTTGGTAGCCTCAGCTATCGCCAACTGTTTCCCCGTGAGTGGTTTCCCCACCGCCGGATTCGGACTGAGGCCGAGCTAAAAAAGGGTTTGCAGGATTTCTGGGCCATGCCCGAACCCCAAATTTGA
- a CDS encoding MFS transporter, with protein sequence MNKPLKKSAINLYGLPSFGFQTMVNIEVMFFAAFLTDFAKIPLALVSTILLVTSIVDIVAVPTAGVILEKSNMKWGKYRSWLLVGPPVAALFYILQFSQIGGTAEINAIIIFLGFAISHLVWNTFYAAHISMNNSLTTIREERISMASNRGMFNAAGALAFSYFGVKAITAIGAGVGNPVLGYTYMAAITGAIMITCNIIYYVITKEYAQNGTEVKAGKPAEKMSIGEMLKQIVVNPPLLGLMLVELGRYLGRFVIFGMAFYYFKYVIEDLPGLALFMTGLTISSFFAAMIAAPIAKRLGEKTTYMIALSLLVIGLLLVWFMPLEATAFKIIMFVAYIGYGLPDSLGVAMYSATVDYGEWKTGKNARGFIMSLISFPIKISIFIRSVIIAAVLGSVGYVADMAVTPELVQAIKNGFALYPAIIMVIGLVLMFGLYTLTPTRMAEMNKEVAERKQQG encoded by the coding sequence ATGAACAAACCATTAAAAAAGTCGGCCATTAATCTTTATGGATTGCCGTCGTTCGGATTTCAGACCATGGTCAATATTGAAGTTATGTTTTTTGCAGCATTTCTTACAGATTTTGCAAAAATACCGTTGGCTTTGGTAAGTACTATCTTATTGGTAACCAGTATCGTAGATATTGTTGCAGTACCAACCGCGGGGGTTATTTTAGAAAAAAGCAACATGAAATGGGGTAAATACCGTTCATGGCTGCTGGTTGGACCACCCGTCGCGGCACTCTTTTATATTTTGCAGTTTTCACAAATTGGTGGCACAGCAGAGATTAATGCCATTATTATCTTTTTAGGATTTGCCATCAGTCATCTGGTCTGGAATACATTCTATGCAGCCCATATTTCGATGAACAATTCACTGACCACCATTCGTGAAGAGCGAATCTCCATGGCTAGCAACCGGGGGATGTTTAATGCTGCTGGTGCTCTGGCGTTTTCTTACTTTGGGGTAAAAGCAATCACTGCCATCGGCGCTGGTGTTGGCAACCCAGTTTTAGGCTATACTTATATGGCAGCGATTACTGGTGCGATCATGATTACTTGTAACATCATTTATTATGTTATCACAAAAGAATATGCTCAAAACGGTACAGAAGTTAAAGCTGGAAAACCAGCTGAAAAGATGTCTATTGGAGAAATGCTCAAACAAATTGTTGTTAATCCGCCTTTGTTGGGATTAATGTTAGTAGAACTGGGTAGATATTTAGGTCGGTTTGTAATTTTTGGAATGGCATTCTACTACTTTAAATATGTTATCGAAGATCTGCCGGGATTAGCTTTGTTTATGACAGGATTAACCATTTCAAGCTTCTTTGCAGCCATGATTGCGGCACCGATTGCCAAGCGTCTAGGCGAAAAAACAACCTACATGATCGCACTGAGTCTTTTAGTTATCGGCTTATTACTGGTGTGGTTTATGCCGCTTGAAGCAACCGCATTTAAGATTATTATGTTTGTTGCCTATATTGGCTATGGCTTGCCTGATTCACTGGGTGTTGCCATGTACTCTGCAACGGTAGATTATGGTGAATGGAAAACAGGGAAAAATGCTCGCGGTTTCATTATGTCACTCATCAGTTTCCCAATAAAAATATCGATCTTTATCCGTTCGGTAATCATTGCAGCAGTTTTAGGTTCTGTTGGTTACGTAGCTGATATGGCGGTAACACCAGAACTGGTACAGGCAATTAAAAATGGCTTTGCATTATATCCAGCAATCATTATGGTTATCGGATTAGTGTTAATGTTTGGACTATATACATTAACACCAACAAGAATGGCTGAAATGAACAAAGAAGTTGCTGAACGAAAACAACAGGGATAA
- a CDS encoding helix-turn-helix domain-containing protein, giving the protein MENDLFGICPFVTTQKILTGKWTLLIMHCLSERTLRFNELQRTLPSLTSTTLTKQLRMLEDHGLIIRTVYNQIPPRVEYSLSDLGKNFKPVLDELEIWGNQYIEFLKNKNQISDQTNDDTNKNEMTSF; this is encoded by the coding sequence ATGGAAAACGATTTATTTGGCATCTGTCCATTTGTGACAACACAAAAAATTCTGACCGGAAAGTGGACGTTGCTTATTATGCACTGTTTAAGTGAACGCACCCTTCGATTTAATGAATTACAAAGAACACTCCCCTCTCTAACTTCCACCACGCTGACTAAGCAGCTACGAATGTTGGAAGATCACGGATTGATTATCAGAACCGTATATAATCAAATACCACCCCGGGTCGAATACTCGCTGAGCGACCTCGGAAAAAATTTCAAGCCAGTGTTGGATGAATTAGAAATTTGGGGGAACCAGTATATTGAATTTTTAAAAAATAAAAATCAGATCTCTGACCAAACTAACGATGATACCAATAAAAATGAAATGACGAGTTTTTAA
- a CDS encoding SLC13 family permease, translating into MNKKQLLGMIMSIGVLIAVFLLPIPEGLTDIGFITIGLLIFFLIMLITEALPVGVICFLSLALLPILGVTKNLATGLVGFSNTMLFFVLASFGLAEAVTSTPIVQRVLHLLLEKFGKNVKTCILAIMVAGGLISSVVTDVPTVVVFMGIGAGFLKLFKNEADRKKTARPLMIGIPVAIMLGGVMTPAGSGINILTIGLLQNIAGIQITFIQWMICAIPIVVLMVPFSWFVLMKIYPPAEIDQSEIQEYLKTIAVKEKISKIEWKVITIASGMMFFWILSSFVSGIDVTVVALIGCSLFFLPGIDILTWDRYIKAVSWTSFVLIGTVLCIANTIVTNGVSEWFVTHVLPTSLTISTMEGVFFVAAMCFIIMLVVPVAPALIGVLTPVIISLAATTGIHPALLIITLGLCAGNCYLFPIDTIPLITYTAGYYKMTDMPKATIWMQLAFIILCTLWLPIGGKIVGLA; encoded by the coding sequence ATGAATAAAAAACAGCTATTAGGAATGATCATGAGCATAGGGGTACTGATTGCAGTTTTCCTTCTGCCAATTCCAGAAGGTTTGACGGATATTGGATTTATTACCATAGGACTTTTAATTTTCTTTTTGATCATGCTGATAACAGAAGCACTACCAGTAGGGGTTATCTGTTTCTTAAGTCTGGCTTTGCTGCCAATTCTGGGCGTAACTAAAAATCTTGCAACCGGCTTGGTTGGATTTAGCAATACGATGTTGTTTTTTGTACTGGCTTCGTTTGGTTTGGCTGAAGCAGTGACATCAACGCCAATTGTGCAACGCGTCCTCCATCTTTTACTGGAGAAGTTTGGTAAAAACGTAAAAACATGTATTTTAGCAATCATGGTTGCTGGAGGGCTGATCTCATCGGTGGTTACGGATGTGCCGACGGTGGTTGTTTTTATGGGAATTGGAGCAGGCTTTTTAAAACTATTCAAAAATGAAGCGGACCGTAAAAAAACAGCAAGACCACTAATGATCGGGATCCCGGTCGCCATCATGCTAGGCGGAGTCATGACCCCTGCTGGCAGTGGGATTAATATCCTAACCATCGGTTTATTGCAAAACATTGCTGGTATTCAGATTACCTTTATTCAATGGATGATTTGTGCCATTCCCATTGTTGTGTTAATGGTGCCATTTTCCTGGTTTGTGTTGATGAAAATATATCCGCCGGCTGAAATTGATCAGTCAGAAATACAGGAATATTTAAAAACCATTGCCGTAAAAGAAAAGATTTCAAAAATCGAATGGAAAGTTATTACCATCGCATCAGGGATGATGTTTTTCTGGATTCTCAGTTCCTTTGTATCAGGAATTGATGTTACTGTGGTTGCTCTGATAGGATGTTCGTTATTTTTCCTGCCAGGGATCGATATTTTAACTTGGGACCGCTACATCAAAGCGGTAAGCTGGACTTCTTTTGTTTTGATTGGGACGGTTTTATGTATTGCCAACACCATTGTGACCAATGGTGTCAGTGAATGGTTTGTCACTCATGTCTTACCCACCAGTCTGACTATTTCGACAATGGAAGGGGTATTCTTTGTCGCGGCAATGTGTTTTATCATTATGCTGGTTGTACCGGTAGCTCCTGCTTTGATTGGGGTGTTGACACCGGTAATTATCAGCTTGGCAGCAACAACGGGCATTCATCCGGCATTGCTAATTATTACTCTGGGATTGTGTGCCGGTAATTGTTATCTGTTTCCCATTGATACCATTCCGCTGATAACCTATACGGCTGGTTATTACAAGATGACGGATATGCCAAAGGCAACGATTTGGATGCAACTGGCCTTTATCATACTCTGTACACTTTGGTTGCCCATTGGCGGTAAGATTGTCGGGCTTGCGTAA
- the dinB gene encoding DNA polymerase IV — translation MERIILHSDINSFYANVECLYHPEIRNLPVAVGGNPEKRHGIILAKNQKAKEAGVKTGEVLWQARAKCPELVVRAPNYELYLRFSRLARKIYNRYSDQVEPFGLDEAWLDVTNSARIHGNGSVIAEKINRDIQEDLGITVSIGVSWNKIFAKFGSDYKKPNAITVITRDNYKKIVWQQEVGDLLYVGRSTKKKLMKYGIYTIGQLAKTSLDFLVLQFGKMGAVLWRFANGLDDSPVKSFDEHYNGNERILKSIGNSITTPRDLKDLKDVKFIIYMLTESVAMRLRETGCYCLTVAIHVRNKELHSFTRQLKLAKPSDLTREIAEAAIALFENNYDFSSDIRSMGVRVTDLVPDSTPIQLDLFGNEELRVRQARLDETVDDLRKRFGNLAVRRAVTIGDQMSCLDPKKDHIIHPIGYF, via the coding sequence ATGGAACGGATTATTTTACACTCGGATATAAACAGTTTTTATGCCAATGTGGAATGTTTATATCATCCCGAAATCAGAAATCTCCCGGTGGCGGTAGGGGGAAATCCGGAGAAGCGCCATGGGATTATTTTGGCCAAGAACCAGAAAGCCAAGGAAGCTGGCGTCAAAACCGGGGAAGTGCTATGGCAGGCCCGGGCAAAATGTCCCGAGTTGGTGGTCCGGGCCCCTAACTATGAATTGTATCTGCGCTTCTCTCGGCTGGCCCGCAAGATTTACAATCGCTATTCCGATCAGGTGGAGCCTTTCGGCCTGGATGAAGCCTGGCTGGATGTCACTAACAGTGCCCGGATTCACGGCAACGGCTCAGTGATTGCCGAAAAAATCAACCGGGATATTCAGGAAGATTTGGGAATCACGGTGTCCATTGGGGTTTCCTGGAATAAGATCTTTGCCAAGTTTGGTTCGGACTACAAGAAACCCAATGCCATCACCGTGATTACCCGGGATAATTATAAAAAAATTGTCTGGCAGCAGGAGGTCGGGGATCTCCTCTATGTGGGCCGCTCAACCAAGAAAAAATTGATGAAATATGGCATCTATACAATCGGACAATTGGCAAAAACGTCCCTGGATTTTCTGGTGCTTCAATTTGGCAAAATGGGTGCCGTGTTATGGCGGTTTGCCAATGGGTTGGACGATAGCCCGGTCAAATCCTTTGACGAGCATTATAACGGCAATGAACGGATCCTTAAAAGCATTGGCAACAGTATCACCACTCCCCGGGATTTAAAAGACCTGAAGGATGTGAAATTTATCATCTACATGCTTACCGAAAGTGTGGCCATGCGGTTACGGGAAACCGGCTGCTATTGCCTGACCGTGGCCATCCATGTAAGAAACAAAGAATTACACAGCTTCACCCGGCAGTTGAAATTGGCCAAGCCCTCGGATCTGACCCGGGAAATAGCGGAAGCGGCCATCGCGCTGTTTGAAAACAATTATGATTTTAGCTCGGATATCCGCTCCATGGGGGTGCGGGTCACCGATCTGGTACCGGATTCAACCCCGATTCAGCTCGATCTGTTTGGCAATGAAGAACTCCGGGTGCGGCAGGCTCGGCTTGATGAGACCGTCGATGACTTGCGCAAGCGTTTTGGTAATCTGGCGGTGCGGCGGGCGGTCACCATCGGGGATCAGATGAGCTGCCTGGACCCCAAAAAAGACCACATTATCCATCCGATTGGTTACTTTTAA
- a CDS encoding uroporphyrinogen decarboxylase family protein, producing MLTKRQNLAEVLKGGNPDRFVKQYEAFALMMKTPISRLKPPVGGQIVNEWGVTLSWPEGQLGSFPVHDKEHIVIKDITKWRDYVKAPKLEYPEEAWATAIADANAVDRNDKYVTVFVAPGLFEHVHYLMSMEEALMAYYEEPEAMHELIDYLVDFELRLAKEFVDHLHPDAVFHHDDWGSQINSFISPAMFEEFFEPAYKKIYGYYKDNGVELIVHHSDSYAANLVPSMIEMGIDIWQGVMNTNNIPELIKKYGDKITFMGGIHSGLVDFPGWTPEIVAEYVKKTCQENGKLYFIPSQTSGLPIDSFPGVYETINTEIDKMSKEMF from the coding sequence ATGCTAACAAAAAGACAAAACCTTGCGGAAGTATTAAAAGGTGGAAATCCAGACCGCTTTGTCAAACAATATGAAGCGTTTGCGTTAATGATGAAAACTCCGATTAGCCGTTTAAAACCGCCAGTAGGGGGGCAAATTGTTAATGAATGGGGTGTTACTTTGAGCTGGCCGGAAGGGCAGTTAGGTTCATTCCCGGTTCATGACAAAGAACATATTGTGATTAAAGATATTACGAAGTGGCGGGATTACGTGAAAGCACCAAAACTTGAATATCCCGAGGAAGCTTGGGCGACTGCCATTGCTGATGCCAATGCTGTTGATCGGAATGACAAGTATGTTACTGTTTTTGTTGCTCCGGGCCTTTTTGAACATGTCCATTATCTGATGAGTATGGAAGAAGCCTTAATGGCTTATTATGAAGAACCTGAAGCGATGCATGAACTGATTGACTACCTGGTGGATTTTGAACTTCGGTTGGCTAAAGAGTTTGTCGATCATCTTCATCCGGATGCTGTTTTCCATCATGATGACTGGGGCAGCCAGATTAACTCCTTTATTTCACCGGCAATGTTTGAAGAATTTTTTGAGCCCGCTTACAAGAAGATCTATGGCTATTATAAAGATAATGGCGTTGAACTAATTGTTCACCACAGCGATAGCTATGCAGCTAACCTGGTGCCATCCATGATTGAAATGGGCATTGATATCTGGCAGGGAGTCATGAATACCAATAATATTCCTGAATTGATCAAAAAATATGGCGACAAGATTACCTTTATGGGTGGTATCCATAGCGGTCTTGTTGATTTCCCGGGCTGGACACCGGAAATTGTCGCTGAATATGTTAAAAAAACCTGTCAAGAAAATGGAAAACTATATTTTATTCCATCTCAGACCTCCGGCTTGCCGATTGACTCGTTCCCCGGTGTATACGAAACAATTAATACTGAAATAGACAAAATGTCAAAGGAAATGTTTTGA
- a CDS encoding carboxymuconolactone decarboxylase family protein: MKNTGKKEKNSNNGIPKAFIKAPKRIPLLLRIGLYIAKKETGKDLMPARMLTWYPRAAIGSGVLEMMTAKGKNNQEMRLLNLVRLQASLICSCSFCIDMNAVGILKNGITDDELAVLQGRRKVQSVDTFSLRELLALEYAISLSRTPPDLSGQFIKNLTCEFTEAEIVMLASTIASVNYWARLNQGLGIPPAGFSDRCLLYHKC, encoded by the coding sequence ATGAAAAATACGGGTAAAAAAGAAAAAAATAGCAATAATGGAATACCAAAAGCATTTATAAAAGCACCGAAAAGAATACCGTTGTTACTTCGGATCGGATTGTACATCGCCAAAAAAGAAACTGGTAAAGACTTGATGCCGGCCCGGATGTTAACCTGGTATCCCAGAGCGGCCATTGGTTCCGGTGTTTTGGAGATGATGACTGCAAAAGGGAAGAATAATCAGGAGATGCGGCTACTCAATCTAGTTAGGCTCCAGGCCTCGTTAATCTGCTCCTGCTCATTTTGTATTGACATGAACGCCGTCGGGATCCTTAAAAATGGGATAACGGATGACGAGTTGGCAGTCTTACAGGGGCGTCGGAAGGTGCAGTCTGTTGATACATTTAGCCTGCGTGAGCTGCTGGCACTGGAGTACGCCATCAGTCTGTCACGTACCCCGCCCGATCTATCTGGTCAATTCATTAAAAATCTGACCTGTGAATTTACCGAAGCCGAAATCGTTATGTTGGCAAGTACCATTGCCAGTGTCAATTATTGGGCCAGACTGAATCAGGGGCTAGGAATACCGCCAGCAGGGTTTAGCGACCGTTGTTTACTCTATCACAAATGTTAG
- a CDS encoding nitrous oxide-stimulated promoter family protein produces the protein MMRKIDKERRILTLMVRIYCRKKHRSQDLCDECQALLSYALNRLDHCHYGENKGFCSQCPSHCYNKENQVKIREVMGFSGPRMIFYHPVMVIRHLLS, from the coding sequence ATGATGCGAAAAATAGACAAGGAAAGAAGAATCCTCACCTTGATGGTAAGAATCTATTGCCGTAAAAAACATCGTTCGCAGGATCTGTGTGATGAGTGCCAGGCTCTGTTAAGCTATGCCTTGAACCGTCTGGATCATTGCCACTATGGCGAAAACAAGGGTTTTTGCAGTCAGTGTCCAAGCCACTGCTATAATAAAGAGAATCAGGTGAAAATTCGAGAAGTGATGGGTTTTAGCGGACCGCGGATGATTTTTTATCATCCTGTCATGGTCATCAGACATCTGCTGTCGTAG
- a CDS encoding pyridoxamine 5'-phosphate oxidase family protein encodes MEAVYDYLKNCGTYFLATEEGDQPRVRPFGTINIFEDKLYIQTGKIKAVSKQMMTNPKVEISAFNGETWIRLQAVAVEDDRLEAKQSMLDAYPSLQDMYSANDDNTQVLYLKDAVATISSFTAEPKVIEF; translated from the coding sequence ATGGAAGCAGTGTATGATTATTTGAAAAATTGTGGTACGTATTTTTTAGCAACGGAAGAAGGCGATCAACCACGCGTTCGTCCTTTCGGAACAATCAACATCTTTGAGGACAAACTTTATATTCAAACAGGGAAAATAAAAGCTGTTTCAAAACAGATGATGACAAATCCGAAGGTTGAAATTTCAGCTTTTAATGGTGAAACATGGATCCGACTTCAAGCAGTTGCCGTTGAAGATGATCGACTTGAAGCAAAACAAAGTATGTTGGATGCTTACCCAAGCTTACAAGATATGTACTCAGCCAATGACGACAATACACAAGTATTATATTTAAAAGATGCAGTAGCAACTATTTCGTCTTTTACGGCCGAACCAAAGGTCATTGAATTCTAG
- a CDS encoding GNAT family N-acetyltransferase, with translation MKMEFGLREWKLSDAESIVPLANNEKIARNLRNTFPYPYTLDDAHLFISKSIHKNKRKLLNRAVVIDDLASGSISLLMQEDVSSKSGELGFWLGEPFWGKGIMTQAIKQVCENAFAESDVVRIYARPFSENQKARRTLEKAGFELEGVFRKSICKNGVIQDSCMYALTK, from the coding sequence ATGAAAATGGAATTTGGACTAAGAGAGTGGAAACTGAGTGATGCTGAAAGTATCGTACCCCTGGCCAATAATGAAAAGATAGCGAGAAATCTGAGAAATACATTTCCCTATCCCTATACGTTAGATGATGCACATCTTTTTATTTCAAAAAGTATTCATAAGAATAAACGGAAACTGTTAAACAGAGCGGTTGTTATTGATGATTTAGCATCCGGGTCGATCAGTTTACTTATGCAGGAGGATGTTAGCAGTAAAAGCGGAGAGCTGGGTTTTTGGTTAGGCGAACCCTTCTGGGGGAAGGGGATCATGACCCAGGCGATTAAACAAGTCTGTGAAAATGCCTTTGCAGAATCGGATGTTGTAAGAATTTATGCCCGTCCTTTTTCAGAAAACCAGAAGGCTCGAAGAACGCTTGAAAAAGCTGGGTTTGAACTGGAAGGTGTTTTTCGAAAGAGTATTTGTAAAAATGGAGTAATTCAAGACTCTTGTATGTACGCATTGACAAAATAA